DNA sequence from the Liolophura sinensis isolate JHLJ2023 chromosome 1, CUHK_Ljap_v2, whole genome shotgun sequence genome:
AGATTTTTGGTGTTGTTTGCGACAGGATACTATGAAGCCACTTGCTTTCCAAACTGTAATAAATGCTGTCCCATTGTTTTCAATTCCATGAGGTTTAACTTTACCCTTGTAGCTTCTGAAATTCATTTCTGTTAATTCATTTTTGTCTCATAAACTGGATTGCCatagtttcatattttattattaactggTGGTTACTGTTACCCATTTTTACTAAATACCTTTTTGATGTAGCACTTCTGTTCTGTTGTCAGTGGATTTTTTTGGTGGTAAACCATTTATGCTTTTTGAATAATTTCACTAACTCCTTGTGAAATATGACAGCTAAACACAAAGCATGCAGATTTATGTTTGATAATAACAATTCTGCAAaattctttacttttccaaTTGAACATGCACTTTTAGTCAGTTTATAGATGATTGACTTGGTAAAAAAGATAGAGAGAAAATTATTAGTAAGCATATGACCAATGAGAATTTGTCACTTGTGGCAAACATTCATTTCTGCTGCACAATATTTTTTTGCTCTTCAATTCTATTCACACTGAAGATAACCCACTTACACAATGGTTTGTACCAAAGTTATTATTTCAGGTAACAAAAATATTAGCACTCTCTCTTCGTACACCAGAGCATCCATATGTACTATTTTCACCCTATTGGTCTCCAGCACTCAGAATTTCTGTTACTTGTATATTTGGAACTAATGCATGCATTTTATTCTTTTGTTAAACTATGGCAATTGGTTTTTAGtaagatgtttttttatttaatcttCGCCCAAACTTTTACTGTGATTGTTATCTCAGAGTTATTTGTGAGAAGGAATAATGAGATGATGTGCatgaataataatgaatatatttaatgaGTCCATTATTATGTGAATTCAGAAGCTACAAGACGACCTGTCCACCAGtagactgtgtgtgtgtgtgtgtgttgcgTTTGGTTCTTACTGTGACTAACTGTTTTACTAAATTAGAGACCATGGCACCTAGACTAACAGGCACAATTATACTACTGCAATCTGTGCATTAATCCAGCTTTAATAGATATTGTGGTGTCATCATGTTTGTAAGACCTGTCCCctcgtgttgttgttgttgttatctcGTCCCTAATTCGTCTTTGTACGAGTCTGTGTGTGGAAGTGCTGTGACCCAGTAGCATGAAAGCATGCTGCTTCCTAGTGACCAGCATGCTTTCCACCCATGCCCGCCCCACCCCCAAGACGCCCTGTTAGGCCCCTGTTATTTATTCGTATATGTAAACCTACTGTTATAATCCATGTACATTCAGCATGACTGTTTAAtattatgatgatgatgataatgtgaTATAACGTTAAATAATTTACAATTGATTTGCACGAATTTTAATGCATGCTCCTTATTTTCCTCATGCATGCAGGGATTCGGTTTTGTAACTTTCGCAAATAGCGCGGATGCTGACCGAGCACGAGAGAAATTGAACGGCACTGTGGTTGAGGGAAGGAAAATTGAGGTGCATGAACTATTATTTACCATTTGTGGTAGCACAACACTAAATGCTAAGAGTTTATAATTTTTCCAGTGTGCAGTATTAAGAAATGCCTGTCAATGTCTGTGTCTGCTTTGTATCTAGAAtccaaaagaaaaatttttattaacttttctCCCCCCCGTAAGTCCATAAGTTTGGGTGTCTGACTTTTTTGTACAGTAGGTGTCAGTCCAGTCAGTCCACACCTTCACCATTTATATATTGCATTATTTCGTATACTTTGGCCCCCAACCATGACtggtatttacatttttttttttatctttttggtgtgagatgtcaatgtacatgttAGAGATATGGCTCCTTCGTCCTCGTAGCGTTGTAGGCTGTGTGGCAGTGGTCCAAGTATTCTTTGGGGCAGTCACCTACCCATGGTGGTGTCAGTGCATTTTGGGCAAATGGATGTGCCATGTCTGCATTGTATAAAAGCATTGCTCTAGTATGAACACCATTCTAATTCAATATTGTGGCATTTCTTCATGCTGACAtacgcatttatttattttacattgtaGTTATTCTCTAGTTAAGTGCCTCTGTGTGACCATCTAGATATGGTATAGAAATGTAACGAAGGTAAATCTTTGACATAGCTCCAAAGTACTGATAAAAAGAATGCAAAatcatgtttgaaaaaaatatacacacttGATAAAACAAGTGCAACAAATATGACACTATCAAATCAGTTGCCAACATAAGTGAAGTTTTGCCCATGGCTTTCATACTGCTTTGAGATGTTGACCTCATTCCTTGCAATGATAGCCAGTCTTTCCAGTACAAATGCCATTGTGCCTTGGTTGTTatctttctttcttcatttctttctacttttttttcttgtcaaattGCGTTCCATAAACTGAGACCTGAGATGCCTTGAAGGGTATAATTGATCCCTATAAAGTAGATTGTGAGACTCGTTAGTTACCACCTGACACATGGTGTGATCAGATTTGCATACCCTTCTGCTGCTCCTCCATTTTTTGGGTGCAGAGATTTGTCAAAATTGTCCCCCAGTATTTGCTAATTGGAAGGCTAGATTTCACAGACAGGCAGACTTGGTACTGAGTTAAAAGAAAgcacatatttgtatttattaagaACTTCAAACACATGTTATTATTTCAATTTGTGGGAAATGATTATGTGGTGTCAGATTTCTACTTTGTATCAAGAACTGTCATGGGCTAACAATCTAATTGGTgaaatttgtttattctttCCTTGTCACAAACGTGTCAATTGGAATTGGATTAAGAAATTTAGTAAACCGCAAAATCATTTGAACGTGATACCAAGATTAGACTTTCTAAATTTCTCTGTAAACTTACTTAGGAATTCTGTATGCGGAAATCAGTTCTTgatacattgtttatttgtatttatgataaaaaataagTTTCTGCTCTCTCTGTCTCTCATCACTGACACTGACATTATCATGACCCTACAAGCAGCATCCCACCCTTTGACATTCAGTCAAATTAGAGAAATTTTTCAGAATGATCAGTGATTATATTGAATTCCAAATGGAAAAAAAGTAGGAAAAATATTCCTGGTTCTATCCCAAGTTTGGCAAAATGCCAATGGCCTTCTGTCCAGTATTTTCTGCATCCTGGCtacatttattttctgtgaagtttgcCAATTTGGATGATAAGAAAGATTTATAGCATCGTAACTGTCAGAAGTTCCTATCTGGATTGAATTATATAAACTAGTCAAAGTCACGGGGTAATATGCTGCTTGCTGCCTGTAACACAGACCAGACTCACCAGTTTGCCTACCCCTGCCCCAGGATTAAGCCTAAATTTAGGATAGGACAGCCTGTCTGATAGAATCTAGATACTTCTTGGCTCCAAGCCTTCATCAAGGGCTCCCAATGGAGGCCCATTATCTGGACGGTAGGGACCATAATTCATGATGTTTCAATCCAAATTTGGCTGTAAGAATAATAATCTGACGAGAAGGCTTCCATGAGTCATCTGCTTCCCCCTCAGACTCTTTAAAGATAACTCAGGGTGAGGCAAAGCCTAAGCCATGCATCATATTGGCCTTTTTGTGGAATGTATCTATCACCATGTGCAAACTGGTTGGTCTGCTTGTGTCTCAGATAACTGTATATGAACTGTTTGCCTTCATATGGATATATGGATACTGTCACAATCAATAGCTCTATCTTTGCCTATCCCTATCTGCATGTCTTAATTTTGTGATTTCATAAAAGTAAAATCATGGATTTAATAAATctaaattaatttgattttttcacTGTATAAAAGATAATGCCTCAATTTAATGTAAtgttaatatgttaaatataatgcTGAATCAGCTCTTGCTTTTCAtttagatatatatgtaatgattTTCAACTGTAATTGGTTAAATTATGCTAGTAACATTATTATATTGTGGAAAATGCTTTTAGTGCCTCTTTCTGTATGACTGGTTGTGACAGATTCCCTCCACATTGCTGCATTTGCCTAGAGGAAAATTCAACCAAATCTACATCCTGACTTCCTGATCTGTCCGATAAATCATAGATCTCATTTTATAATgtcagttatttttttgtttgtttgtttgaaagagTGAAGAGAAGATTCTTTTTCTGTATTTAGGTCAAAAATGCGTCATGAAGTCAACATATTTTTGATAAgtctaaaccaaaaaaaaaaaacatttatactCAAAATCATTGTGAGCAGTGTGGAATTATCCAAATGTAGCATGTTGGTGAAAGGTTTTGCTAGACTGAAGGAATGTGAATTAACATGTCTGCCTTTGATATTTAGGTAAATAATGCTACTGCTCGTGTCATGACAAAAAAGACGCCTGCACCCACAATTCCAAATGGTAAGCATATCACATATTTTCTGTCTGGCTAAAAATCCAGTTACTATGGCAACTTAATGAAGGAGATTTAATGCAGAGCTGTTCCTAGTCACATTCTCATGTTCTGGTTGTTAGTATTGAAATAGGAGACCAGCTGTTTTGCTGCTGGCCATAGTTTGACTCACTGGACTGGATTATTGTTTATGGAACTGCGGACATATGTTTATGATTCTGTGACCTACATTACATTTACTTGTTCATGATGCATGCTGGGGAAAGTTCAGTGTGTGTGATAGCTAGATGAGGAGCTGTATATGCAGGAAGCACCCACATTGTTTAATCCTGCCACTTGACCTGCCTGAAGCAATTACCAAATGGGCTGCCCATCACAAAGAGGCTCCATGGAACCCTGTAATTTTAAGCCTGTGActttatgcatgtacttgtacccCATAAAGTTGGTATCTTGCTTTGAAGAGTGATATGATATTACAGTAACACTGAACATAGTATTTAATCATTTCAGACCTGGTTGCAAACCTCAAACCTAATGTGTTTTATTAGAATTTGTGCATACAAATTTGTGTATACATCTGCTACCTACATAAATGTTATGATTTGATCAGTTTGACTGGAATTAAatgttttctgcttttttcTAAAGCTGCTGCTTTACGAGGGGTAGCTTTAACGAGGGGTCGGGCTGCAGCGGCGCGAGGTGCTTACACAGCAGCTGCAGCCGCAGCTGCGGCTGCTTTCCGCCACCCTGCTCCTCTTGCCACAGCTGCCACAGCCTTGCCATACACAGCGTAAGTCAAATGTTTCCACTTCTGAACTAAAGTATAACTCATATTGTTTGAAACTCatgtgaaaacaataaaaagacTCTCAGAAAGACGCTCTTCAATTTGttgttcttttgaaaaaaaggtaagaaattttttccacatttttgtgtttgattATTGGTATTTGTTAGGTATGCTGCTATACCTCTATGATATCTGTTCACAATTTAGAACAAGCATTTCCACTGTGTATTTGATTTTATGAGCAGCTGGAAGAAAACTAACCAATGTCTTACGTGCTAATTGCTTACGGTGTTTGACCCGAATTAATCTTGTTTTATACCTTTGTAGGGGAGTTTACCAAGACCCATTTCTGGCTGCAACCGCCTATCCAGAGCGGTACCAGGTTGGTAACGTTGTAAGTAGTTGCATGGTGTTTTTACTCACTctactaaaaattaaaaatgtgacaaGGAAAGGTATGTTAATTTGAGAACACTTTATGATATAATAATGGGCCTTAAGTTTCAAATAAATGGCAGCACATCTCTGTAAGGCTCCTGCACTTTTGTGCAATTCATGGAAACGAATGGCTAAAAAACCCTCTTAAAATGGCCTACCAAAAGCACTCTGAACCTTTCATTGTTATATTATAGCCATCCATTTTGGACTTTCAAAATAGAATGCTATTGAATTTTACTTCCATTATACAAGACTGGCCAAAATATTGGTCAGCTGAAAACAGTTTGATCTCAAGACAGAGAGAAATTGTACCTGTTCTATGAGTTGATGATTAGAAATGTACTCATTGCTGTGAACAGCCAGTCTCTTGATGTCTTCCATTCCAAAGAGAAGTCAGTACCATAGGTTGAGTATTTGTTGTTCTGCTAACACATGGATTTCTCTAGCAAAATTAGTTAGGGCTTTTGCGTTGTTctattatttatgcatgcaaCATAGCTTGGTGTGCTGAATTATTACTCTTTATGTGTTGTACTCTGTACGCAAGGAAAGGTTAAAAACAGCCAATTCTTGGTGTACTAGAACATTCACTTAGCTGTGGTGTTTTGGCCAATGACTTTTTATTAACTAAGTTCAGTTTTGCTGTGTGCACCCATGTACCTTGAATATTACGTGTCATTTGGGAGAAGTTCATTTTAAGCGTTCATGTACTCTCATGAAGCTGTGAGTACATAATCCACACCATTTTTCTGAACCTAAATTTGGGTGGTTTGGAGATTAAATACCAGTTACATTGTGGAAATGTGAGTGTATGACAGTTACTGTTTGAAATTAACATGATTTGGATTAGGATTATATAGCTCTTGTATTAGTcactaaaattattttatgactTGTGTTTATTTACCCATTATTTGAATGCCAAAATAGAAACATGTTTGATGTTATTTTGATTGAAAAAGATAATTTTTTGGGTTGAGTTTCACACTCTTGGAAGCCAGAGGTGTACAAgctattttctgtatttaaattTGATGGATGATCTATCCCTGGAAATAAATGGTCTTGAGTagaacaagggagataactttggcAGGTCCATGTTAGTTGAGTATATTTTATCTTCAGCCGAAGAAAGAAAGATAACTCttactgttttaaaattcttcaaatATTGTGCTATTAAATATTTGAGATGGGTACGAATCAGAACAGTGCAATCATTATTACCATTGTTGTGCTTGCAGCTTGTGACATCCCAACCCTATGCGGCAGGATACCCTGCAACGGCAGCTCGCTATGCAATCCCCACAGTAGCCTCTGCGGCAACATATGCGGCTGCAGCAGGGTGAGTACATCTCCCATCTTATTTAATTTCAATCTCTGTGTGTACCCTTTTATTTTAAGCCTGGACAGTTTTAGCACTATGGGATAAAACATATTATGTGATTATTTATTGTAGCTGTTGTTTTCCACCTGTATGTACTGGGTGTTGTGAGTCCGTACATATTGATGTTGTGAAGCACAAGTTCAGTCCCAGCCGTGGAGGAGCAATTTGTTGATTCCCCTGCTGGTATTGTTCATGaggccatggtgacaataagtgcaGCCTGGCCCTTTGTTGAAGACCATTATCTTCAACCTCGTAAATCATACCTAGGGAAGTTTGTttttaacttgccaaaggtcagtggtttatcagAGGTGCTCCAGTTTCTCCATAAACCGAACACCAGCAtatatgtgaatgaatgaatgattatggcttaactccagcatgtatgtgaaaaatgtatGGATATGTCAGTAAGCAGCACAGTTAAGGTGATGTGTGGTCTTGTTTATCTcattttggctttgttgtttCCCCTCAGATATGGCAGAGATTATGCTGCTGATCCTTACCTGGGACACAGTATTGGGCCTGTGGCAGGCTTTGGGGTAAGTCCTCCGCATCCTCTCTCTCATTCATACTGTACAATGGTCATCTCAATCTTCACTCATAACAGTATCGTTTTTGCCATTATTAATGGACTGTTCTCACCAAAGTTGTGGTTGTTTTTGCTGCTCTGTGCTGGAAGTCCAGTCTCTGTATGTGCTCTATCCTCAACCCAGTGTTCCTCCTAATCCATTAGGCGTCTTACTCTCTTCACAACCTTGTCTTTTGTCTTCATTTAACTGATCTTCTACTAGGTTTGTGATGACATACAGTTGT
Encoded proteins:
- the LOC135461376 gene encoding RNA binding protein fox-1 homolog 2-like isoform X11, with protein sequence MWPAIPGKPLHMVQNQMTPSYQYAQAGLEDYHHQVVSTASTVPPDGQFKDQPTFSPPTAAAVTANGGVEQQTVRRALQLHDQTDLDGEVQATTTTTVASPSSNSGPKRLHVSNIPFRFREADLRQLLAFGPILDVEIIFNERGSKGFGFVTFANSADADRAREKLNGTVVEGRKIEVNNATARVMTKKTPAPTIPNAAALRGVALTRGRAAAARGAYTAAAAAAAAAFRHPAPLATAATALPYTAGVYQDPFLAATAYPERYQVGNVLVTSQPYAAGYPATAARYAIPTVASAATYAAAAGYGRDYAADPYLGHSIGPVAGFGATVYGRAGYQRYAPY
- the LOC135461376 gene encoding RNA binding protein fox-1 homolog 2-like isoform X9, with protein sequence MLTACNRVVLQAVEKGIQTTTVEHSKHMVQNQMTPSYQYAQAGLEDYHHQVVSTASTVPPDGQFKDQPTFSPPTAAAVTANGGVEQQTVRRALQLHDQTDLDGEVQATTTTTVASPSSNSGPKRLHVSNIPFRFREADLRQLLAFGPILDVEIIFNERGSKGFGFVTFANSADADRAREKLNGTVVEGRKIEVNNATARVMTKKTPAPTIPNAAALRGVALTRGRAAAARGAYTAAAAAAAAAFRHPAPLATAATALPYTAGVYQDPFLAATAYPERYQVGNVLVTSQPYAAGYPATAARYAIPTVASAATYAAAAGYGRDYAADPYLGHSIGPVAGFGATVYGRAGYQRYAPY
- the LOC135461376 gene encoding RNA binding protein fox-1 homolog 2-like isoform X10, with translation MYNFKMAERSTQVELAAVGLSLDDRDLRMKQFDSRIDGPRRVESVEIQTMTNGVGINGENKENEECSKTVKHMVQNQMTPSYQYAQAGLEDYHHQVQTDLDGEVQATTTTTVASPSSNSGPKRLHVSNIPFRFREADLRQLLAFGPILDVEIIFNERGSKGFGFVTFANSADADRAREKLNGTVVEGRKIEVNNATARVMTKKTPAPTIPNAAALRGVALTRGRAAAARGAYTAAAAAAAAAFRHPAPLATAATALPYTAGVYQDPFLAATAYPERYQVGNVLVTSQPYAAGYPATAARYAIPTVASAATYAAAAGYGRDYAADPYLGHSIGPVAGFGATVYGRAGYQRYAPY
- the LOC135461376 gene encoding RNA binding protein fox-1 homolog 2-like isoform X13; the encoded protein is MLTACNRVVLQAVEKGIQTTTVEHSKHMVQNQMTPSYQYAQAGLEDYHHQVQTDLDGEVQATTTTTVASPSSNSGPKRLHVSNIPFRFREADLRQLLAFGPILDVEIIFNERGSKGFGFVTFANSADADRAREKLNGTVVEGRKIEVNNATARVMTKKTPAPTIPNAAALRGVALTRGRAAAARGAYTAAAAAAAAAFRHPAPLATAATALPYTAGVYQDPFLAATAYPERYQVGNVLVTSQPYAAGYPATAARYAIPTVASAATYAAAAGYGRDYAADPYLGHSIGPVAGFGATVYGRAGYQRYAPY
- the LOC135461376 gene encoding RNA binding protein fox-1 homolog 2-like isoform X12; the encoded protein is MLHMVQNQMTPSYQYAQAGLEDYHHQVVSTASTVPPDGQFKDQPTFSPPTAAAVTANGGVEQQTVRRALQLHDQTDLDGEVQATTTTTVASPSSNSGPKRLHVSNIPFRFREADLRQLLAFGPILDVEIIFNERGSKGFGFVTFANSADADRAREKLNGTVVEGRKIEVNNATARVMTKKTPAPTIPNAAALRGVALTRGRAAAARGAYTAAAAAAAAAFRHPAPLATAATALPYTAGVYQDPFLAATAYPERYQVGNVLVTSQPYAAGYPATAARYAIPTVASAATYAAAAGYGRDYAADPYLGHSIGPVAGFGATVYGRAGYQRYAPY
- the LOC135461376 gene encoding RNA binding protein fox-1 homolog 2-like isoform X14, which translates into the protein MLHMVQNQMTPSYQYAQAGLEDYHHQVQTDLDGEVQATTTTTVASPSSNSGPKRLHVSNIPFRFREADLRQLLAFGPILDVEIIFNERGSKGFGFVTFANSADADRAREKLNGTVVEGRKIEVNNATARVMTKKTPAPTIPNAAALRGVALTRGRAAAARGAYTAAAAAAAAAFRHPAPLATAATALPYTAGVYQDPFLAATAYPERYQVGNVLVTSQPYAAGYPATAARYAIPTVASAATYAAAAGYGRDYAADPYLGHSIGPVAGFGATVYGRAGYQRYAPY